The genome window GGGGTGTATCCCGCAGGATGTGGCCATTGCCACGCAAAAGGCGGACAAGTTCACCATAACCACCCAGTTTGAGGCGGCTCCGGGACGGGAATTTACCCTCAAACTCAAGGAATTTTCCCTCGAGGCCGACCCGCAGACCCAGACCTACCGCGTCCGTCTGTTCATGCCCTCGCCCGAGACCAAGGTCAGGATTCTGCCGGGAATGACCACGACCGTGATCCTGAGATACTCCGGGGGGACGGCCGAAGGCTACAGCGTGCCCGTGGGCGCGGTCCTGGACGAGGACGGCAAGGCCTTTGTCTGGAAGGTGGGCCAGGACATGACCGTTACGAAATCGCCCGTCAAGGTGGGGCTCATGGCCGGGGAGAGCATCTCGGTCGTCGAGGGGCTGAAAGAAGGCGACCGTATTGCCACTGCGGGCGTGCACTATCTGCGTGAAGGCCAGAAGGTCCGGGAACTCACCGGAAAGATCGGAGACTAGCCCCATGAATATCGGCGAACTGTCCATACGCAAGAAGACCATCACCCTGGTCCTGACCGTGCTCCTGGTGGCGGGCGGCATCCAGGCCTTTTTCGGCCTTGGCCGTCTGGAGGACCCGGAGTTCACCATCAAGGACGCCCTGGTGGTCACCCCCTATGCGGGGGCCACGCCCATGGAGGTGACCGAGGAGGTGACCGACCCGCTGGAAACCGCCATCCAGTCCCTGCCGCAGCTTGACGAGGTCAAGTCCC of Salidesulfovibrio onnuriiensis contains these proteins:
- a CDS encoding efflux RND transporter periplasmic adaptor subunit — its product is MAIATQKADKFTITTQFEAAPGREFTLKLKEFSLEADPQTQTYRVRLFMPSPETKVRILPGMTTTVILRYSGGTAEGYSVPVGAVLDEDGKAFVWKVGQDMTVTKSPVKVGLMAGESISVVEGLKEGDRIATAGVHYLREGQKVRELTGKIGD